In Roseibium salinum, a single genomic region encodes these proteins:
- a CDS encoding ABC transporter substrate-binding protein, whose amino-acid sequence MKFKLKKLGLLVGLTLAATGSAAADETTGLTDDAIKIGVMGPFSGNASSYSKAEIGLMAYFQMINDEGGIHGRKLVAVQEDTACDPAKALAAAKKLIYQDEVFMLHGNSCSGAAIAIKPDIVEAGLPWIVAHAVSDTISVPPVKNIFHGVPTGNTNGEAMAAFVLSKPGTKNVAIVEHSNDWAHSYTNPARAYLKENGVEPVAELVMERGQTDATAQVLKLRQANPDFIIGALYEAETAIFLRDMKKYGLDIPVMGTAGTDLENTLKRVGDLDTVQNYFVLHSYVDNLDGPLLKKWADMIHKYYPDEALTNFSYISIGSGVALVEALKAAGPDLTRAKLIAELDKIKALDTGILSSPITWSPEERRGVKSSAVAGFVDGEPTVLKAWGTPY is encoded by the coding sequence ATGAAATTCAAACTGAAGAAACTTGGATTGCTCGTAGGGCTCACGCTCGCCGCAACCGGTTCGGCAGCTGCGGATGAAACAACGGGTCTGACCGACGATGCGATCAAGATCGGTGTGATGGGACCGTTCAGTGGCAACGCATCATCCTACAGCAAAGCCGAAATCGGCCTGATGGCCTATTTCCAGATGATCAACGACGAGGGCGGCATCCACGGCCGTAAACTCGTCGCGGTTCAAGAGGATACCGCGTGCGACCCCGCCAAGGCACTGGCCGCCGCCAAGAAGCTAATCTATCAGGACGAAGTCTTCATGCTGCACGGGAACTCCTGCAGCGGTGCTGCTATTGCCATCAAGCCGGATATCGTCGAGGCGGGCCTTCCCTGGATCGTGGCGCATGCCGTCAGCGACACGATTTCCGTCCCACCGGTCAAGAACATTTTCCATGGCGTGCCAACCGGCAACACCAATGGTGAAGCGATGGCTGCTTTCGTCCTGTCCAAACCGGGCACCAAGAATGTCGCAATCGTCGAACACTCGAACGACTGGGCACATTCCTACACCAATCCGGCCAGAGCTTATCTAAAGGAAAATGGCGTTGAGCCCGTCGCCGAACTCGTCATGGAGCGTGGACAGACCGATGCGACTGCCCAGGTTCTGAAGCTGCGCCAGGCCAATCCCGACTTCATCATCGGTGCGCTTTACGAGGCTGAAACGGCGATCTTTCTGCGCGACATGAAAAAGTACGGGCTGGATATACCGGTCATGGGAACGGCGGGAACGGATCTCGAAAACACGCTGAAGCGGGTCGGAGACCTCGACACCGTCCAGAACTACTTCGTCCTGCATTCATATGTCGACAATCTGGACGGACCGCTCCTGAAGAAGTGGGCCGACATGATCCACAAATACTATCCGGATGAGGCGCTGACGAACTTCTCCTATATCTCGATCGGATCGGGCGTGGCGCTTGTCGAGGCGTTGAAGGCCGCAGGGCCTGATCTGACCCGTGCAAAGCTCATCGCCGAACTCGACAAGATCAAGGCCCTTGATACAGGCATTCTCTCCTCGCCCATCACCTGGTCTCCGGAAGAACGTCGCGGGGTCAAAAGTTCGGCAGTTGCTGGTTTCGTCGACGGCGAGCCGACGGTTCTGAAGGCCTGGGGCACACCGTACTGA
- a CDS encoding TetR/AcrR family transcriptional regulator, translated as MTRRRTQDERSAETRRLLHQATIASLLEVGYANTSTPGIVQRAGVSRGAQTHHYPGKIDLIVAATEAMFDGFADDIEKLAAGLRTGSYDLDTFLEKLWAEMLNGTWFYASLEIIVAARGDQDLRKRLEPLILDLHARFEAAWEATFTAADEKSISSRVAMNLVMNVFRGMAVQAVLRKETHYFAEMLQAIKSMLRAYVTPVTEVAA; from the coding sequence ATGACGCGACGGCGGACACAGGACGAGCGTAGCGCCGAAACACGGCGGCTTCTTCACCAGGCAACAATCGCCTCGCTTCTGGAGGTCGGCTATGCGAACACCAGCACTCCTGGCATCGTGCAGCGGGCCGGGGTTTCCCGCGGGGCCCAGACACATCACTATCCAGGCAAGATCGATCTTATCGTCGCAGCAACCGAGGCCATGTTCGACGGCTTTGCAGATGATATCGAAAAGCTTGCCGCCGGGCTCCGGACGGGGAGCTATGATCTGGATACCTTTCTGGAAAAGCTCTGGGCGGAAATGCTGAACGGGACGTGGTTCTATGCGTCGCTGGAGATCATCGTCGCCGCTCGGGGTGATCAGGATCTGCGCAAGCGTCTCGAGCCGCTCATCCTTGATCTGCATGCTCGTTTCGAAGCCGCCTGGGAGGCCACTTTCACCGCCGCCGATGAGAAGTCGATTTCCTCGCGCGTTGCGATGAACCTGGTGATGAATGTGTTCCGGGGCATGGCGGTACAGGCCGTGCTCAGAAAGGAGACCCATTATTTCGCTGAAATGTTGCAGGCGATCAAAAGCATGTTGCGTGCTTACGTGACGCCCGTGACGGAGGTAGCGGCCTGA
- a CDS encoding LysR substrate-binding domain-containing protein, with amino-acid sequence MNADDIRKVLTVRHLRLIAALSELGLVSKVADKLSLTQPTVSKQISELERLIEAPIVTRRRNRLLLTAIGQRLADHARQVLGQIDRAAFDITAMASGVSGAVSIGAVSSVAPIILPDAIALLKRSAPEASVAVLDGHFVSLFPMLEAGSIDLLIARVWHPQNLPEIEQKVLLREPVVVVAGQDHPLTRKARLDWSVVVDWPWIMPPPNSVARRAVDALFAEQGLTLPVNMIASLSLSLNLEILRTMPALSLFPQSLARNHMLRGDLVVLPLDTRGFLSEARCFWRPERRATNSTFDLFLKCLDQTRVDG; translated from the coding sequence TTGAATGCCGATGACATTCGGAAAGTGCTGACTGTCCGGCATCTGCGCCTGATTGCGGCTCTGTCGGAACTTGGGCTGGTGTCGAAGGTTGCCGACAAACTCAGCTTGACGCAGCCGACCGTGTCGAAACAGATTTCCGAACTGGAGCGGCTTATCGAAGCGCCGATTGTGACCCGACGCCGTAACCGGCTGCTTTTGACGGCAATCGGCCAGCGGTTAGCCGATCACGCGCGCCAGGTTCTGGGTCAGATAGACCGCGCAGCCTTTGACATCACTGCCATGGCCAGCGGCGTATCCGGGGCAGTCTCGATAGGTGCTGTCAGTTCGGTCGCGCCGATAATCCTGCCCGACGCCATCGCTCTCTTGAAACGAAGCGCCCCAGAGGCAAGCGTCGCCGTGCTGGACGGTCATTTCGTCTCACTATTTCCGATGCTGGAAGCCGGCTCGATCGACCTCCTGATCGCGCGGGTCTGGCATCCGCAGAACCTGCCCGAGATCGAACAGAAGGTGCTGTTACGGGAACCGGTCGTTGTTGTCGCCGGTCAAGATCATCCGTTGACGCGCAAGGCCAGGCTTGACTGGTCCGTGGTTGTGGACTGGCCCTGGATCATGCCACCACCGAACTCGGTGGCACGTCGGGCGGTGGATGCACTCTTTGCCGAGCAGGGACTGACCTTGCCGGTCAACATGATTGCATCGCTTTCACTGTCCCTGAACCTGGAAATCCTGCGCACCATGCCGGCGCTCAGCCTGTTTCCGCAAAGCCTTGCCCGAAATCACATGCTGCGTGGCGACCTGGTCGTCTTGCCGCTCGATACGCGCGGGTTTCTATCGGAAGCTCGCTGCTTCTGGAGGCCGGAAAGGCGCGCGACCAACAGCACCTTCGACCTGTTCCTGAAATGCCTCGATCAGACACGGGTCGATGGATAA
- a CDS encoding amidase, with translation MTVTALIAGFAARAFTPSELLEACLDRISRLNPAINALTAFATERAVAEAAHASRRWQQGTPLGPLDGIPIGVKDLQDAEGLPTTHGSPRFRFGAAKSDLPMVARLRHAGAIVLAKTNVPEFGAGANTLNPVWGATGNPFDPRLTAGGSSGGSAAALAADLVPLCTGSDTGGSLRVPAALCGVVGFRPSADLIAHPTRPMGWSAISVLGPMARNMEDMLLMLRACAGGNIDDPLSCSTAAERVTKLPDMPLQSLRLGVSEDFGGLPLDPAIRETFRARVAVIAPHVAECRPIDLNLGEMDSAFDILRAESFLAAFDDAHREAPEAFGPHVTANLNLGRTMTLTDRGWAHAEQTRILRRFNARMAGLDAVLLPTAPVSPFPWTQSHVSEIDGQKMDIYYRWLALTYRGSLMGGPSIALPAGRGPQGLPFGLQLLGPVCGDARLLAAARAVEALLEQDSETARPRPDPARLVPPPVDLRAIVTHPPSTGHTIGHDNLGTAV, from the coding sequence ATGACGGTGACTGCGCTAATCGCAGGCTTCGCCGCGCGCGCCTTCACGCCGAGCGAACTACTTGAGGCCTGCCTGGACCGCATTTCACGCCTCAATCCGGCGATCAACGCACTCACCGCCTTCGCCACCGAGCGAGCCGTTGCCGAGGCTGCCCACGCCAGCCGCCGCTGGCAGCAAGGCACACCGCTGGGACCGCTTGACGGTATACCGATCGGCGTGAAGGACCTTCAGGACGCCGAAGGCCTTCCCACCACCCATGGCAGTCCTCGCTTCCGTTTCGGCGCGGCCAAATCCGACCTGCCGATGGTGGCGAGGCTGCGCCATGCCGGTGCCATCGTGCTGGCGAAAACCAACGTTCCCGAATTTGGCGCGGGCGCCAATACCCTCAATCCCGTCTGGGGCGCCACTGGCAACCCGTTCGATCCGAGACTGACGGCGGGCGGCTCCTCGGGCGGCTCGGCGGCAGCGCTGGCGGCCGATCTGGTACCGCTCTGCACCGGGTCGGATACTGGAGGCTCGCTACGGGTGCCGGCGGCGCTTTGCGGGGTGGTTGGATTCAGGCCCTCGGCCGATCTCATTGCCCATCCGACCCGCCCGATGGGCTGGTCGGCGATTTCCGTACTCGGGCCGATGGCCCGCAACATGGAAGACATGTTGCTCATGTTGCGCGCTTGCGCCGGCGGCAATATCGACGATCCGCTGTCCTGCTCAACAGCGGCTGAGCGGGTGACGAAACTCCCCGACATGCCACTTCAATCGCTGCGCCTCGGCGTCAGCGAGGATTTCGGCGGCCTGCCGCTGGATCCCGCAATTCGCGAGACCTTTCGCGCCCGCGTGGCGGTTATCGCTCCACATGTCGCCGAATGCCGCCCCATAGACCTGAATCTCGGTGAGATGGACAGTGCCTTCGACATCCTGCGCGCTGAAAGCTTTCTTGCCGCGTTCGACGATGCGCACCGTGAAGCACCGGAGGCCTTCGGTCCCCACGTGACCGCCAACCTCAACCTTGGCCGGACAATGACCCTGACCGACCGAGGCTGGGCGCATGCCGAACAGACGCGAATTCTTCGCCGCTTCAACGCCCGGATGGCCGGGCTCGATGCGGTCCTGCTGCCCACGGCCCCGGTCTCGCCCTTTCCCTGGACGCAGTCGCATGTTTCCGAAATCGACGGCCAGAAAATGGACATCTACTACCGCTGGTTAGCCCTCACGTATCGCGGTTCGCTAATGGGTGGGCCCTCGATTGCCCTTCCGGCCGGACGCGGCCCACAGGGCTTGCCCTTCGGTCTGCAACTGCTCGGCCCCGTATGCGGCGATGCCCGGCTGCTCGCGGCCGCCCGCGCCGTCGAGGCGCTTCTGGAGCAGGACAGTGAGACAGCCCGTCCACGTCCCGACCCGGCTCGCCTGGTGCCGCCTCCGGTTGATCTCCGCGCCATCGTCACCCACCCGCCGAGCACCGGCCACACCATCGGCCATGACAATCTGGGAACGGCGGTCTGA
- a CDS encoding TRAP transporter large permease produces the protein MWLIPIIFVILLISGTAFAYLMGAVSVVAFVAAGKAQYLSVLPQRIFAQLDVFAFMAMPLFILTAEIMSRAGVTRSLIDFSLSVVGRFKGGLGHVNILTSVFFAGISGSAIADSAALSRTFVPAMEAKGYDRYYAGAITAASSMIGPIIPPSIIMIIYGGLTGASVAALFVAGIIPGLLLAAALMVLNAIIAVLRNHPGGSADDAPAFLPSLIKATPALCLPIVILGSLVFGLATPTEGSAIAVLVALIAGQAYDGLSRAALVDALEATARMTGAIFIILAAISVLGYLAGQMGWPSALADWVESIGLTGTRYLFFLIGIFLVAGMFMDTPVALTLLIPLFVPQAVAQGIDPVHLGIVLCFNLCIGLITPPLGKCLVVVAALTRLNYWRLAYATLPFIAVQVLLLLALAYWPSISLTLPRLTGFSVN, from the coding sequence ATGTGGCTGATCCCGATCATATTCGTGATCCTGCTGATCAGCGGCACCGCCTTTGCCTATCTCATGGGAGCCGTCTCGGTGGTGGCATTCGTCGCCGCCGGCAAGGCGCAATACCTTTCAGTCCTGCCGCAACGTATCTTTGCCCAGCTCGACGTTTTCGCCTTCATGGCAATGCCGCTCTTTATCCTGACCGCCGAGATCATGTCACGCGCCGGCGTCACCCGCAGCTTGATCGACTTCTCGCTTTCCGTGGTCGGCCGTTTCAAGGGCGGGCTCGGTCACGTCAACATACTCACCAGCGTATTCTTCGCCGGCATCTCCGGTTCCGCCATCGCTGACAGTGCAGCGCTCTCCCGCACCTTTGTGCCGGCGATGGAGGCAAAGGGCTACGACCGCTACTATGCCGGTGCAATCACTGCCGCCTCGTCGATGATCGGGCCAATCATCCCGCCCTCGATCATCATGATCATCTATGGTGGACTTACCGGTGCTTCCGTGGCCGCACTCTTCGTCGCGGGGATCATCCCCGGACTGCTGCTGGCCGCCGCGCTGATGGTGCTGAACGCAATCATAGCCGTGCTGCGCAATCACCCCGGCGGCAGCGCCGATGACGCCCCTGCGTTTTTGCCCAGCCTGATCAAGGCCACCCCGGCACTCTGTCTGCCGATAGTGATCCTCGGTTCCTTGGTGTTCGGGCTGGCGACACCGACCGAAGGCTCGGCTATTGCGGTGCTGGTGGCGCTGATCGCGGGCCAGGCCTATGACGGGCTTAGCCGCGCTGCGCTGGTCGACGCCCTGGAGGCAACCGCCCGAATGACAGGCGCGATCTTCATCATCCTCGCGGCGATCTCGGTGCTGGGCTATCTCGCCGGTCAAATGGGCTGGCCGAGCGCGCTTGCCGACTGGGTGGAAAGCATCGGTCTCACTGGAACCCGCTATCTCTTTTTCCTGATCGGCATCTTTCTCGTCGCCGGCATGTTCATGGATACGCCCGTGGCGCTGACTTTGCTGATCCCGCTCTTCGTGCCGCAGGCGGTGGCCCAGGGGATCGATCCGGTGCATCTCGGCATCGTGCTCTGCTTCAACCTCTGTATCGGGCTGATAACACCGCCTCTGGGCAAATGCCTGGTGGTCGTCGCGGCGCTTACCCGGCTCAACTACTGGCGACTGGCCTATGCCACGTTGCCCTTCATTGCCGTCCAGGTGCTTTTGTTGCTGGCGCTGGCCTACTGGCCATCGATCAGCCTCACCTTGCCGCGCCTGACCGGATTTTCGGTCAACTGA
- a CDS encoding TRAP transporter substrate-binding protein, with translation MKLIALTLAALMAVASTASAEVKIALDTKPDLETSGSYNWAYAFGNALKAAGMEVRELPRGAVGNEAEKFDQVSTGLLEVSLSDVRAVAQVDPFIYGVRLPYIFDDVAHMDRVVAEGNIFERVNKSIANQDVKLLALVPLGPSSGIITTTAVVRKPEDMSDLRMRALDDAQIAMYRAWGSTGTVVAWGEVPSGLQTGVIDGYLNSPFVPIMFGQTDFVKNFSDAGVIIPLRAVLVSKSWYDGLSESDRAAVDTAVKTADAATRTWLGSATNSALAALEAKGVTVQRLSPEERDAFRKLSEPVYHSGLLPEEDVKVWTEVSAKTR, from the coding sequence ATGAAACTCATCGCTCTGACACTTGCGGCCCTCATGGCCGTGGCTAGCACTGCTTCGGCGGAAGTGAAGATTGCGCTCGACACCAAGCCCGATCTGGAAACCTCGGGGTCCTATAACTGGGCCTATGCCTTCGGTAATGCGCTGAAGGCGGCCGGTATGGAGGTGCGCGAACTGCCCCGTGGCGCCGTCGGCAACGAGGCAGAAAAATTCGACCAGGTTTCTACCGGGTTGCTGGAAGTTTCGCTCTCCGACGTTCGCGCGGTAGCACAGGTCGATCCCTTCATCTACGGAGTCCGGCTGCCGTATATCTTCGACGACGTCGCGCATATGGATCGCGTGGTGGCCGAGGGCAACATATTCGAGCGAGTGAATAAATCCATCGCCAACCAGGACGTGAAGCTGCTGGCGCTGGTGCCGTTGGGGCCCTCGTCCGGCATCATCACCACAACAGCCGTGGTGCGCAAACCCGAGGACATGTCTGATCTGAGAATGCGGGCGCTCGACGATGCCCAGATCGCAATGTACAGGGCTTGGGGCTCGACCGGCACCGTCGTCGCCTGGGGTGAGGTCCCCTCCGGTCTGCAGACCGGTGTAATTGACGGTTATCTTAACTCGCCCTTCGTGCCGATCATGTTCGGCCAGACCGATTTTGTGAAGAACTTCTCCGATGCCGGGGTAATCATCCCGCTGCGCGCCGTTCTCGTATCAAAATCCTGGTATGACGGGTTATCGGAGAGCGACCGCGCCGCCGTCGATACGGCAGTGAAAACCGCCGATGCGGCCACCAGGACATGGCTTGGAAGTGCCACCAATTCCGCGCTCGCGGCACTGGAGGCGAAGGGCGTCACCGTCCAAAGGCTGTCGCCCGAGGAACGTGATGCCTTTCGCAAGCTGTCGGAGCCGGTCTATCATTCCGGCCTGTTGCCCGAGGAAGACGTGAAGGTCTGGACCGAGGTCTCGGCCAAAACCCGCTGA
- a CDS encoding TRAP transporter small permease — protein sequence MKHLILSLDAALHAVARRAAVLTLALMFLTVMIQVIARYAFSAPPVWTEDVARYMMVWTGLLGATLSFKARADAVLMSSVFPDRPHGLGLLAEAIQAAAVLTFILPVLYFCFIGLRGGFAKGYLARQAGLTADTLGIPMAWIAVIVPIAMLVILVHLAARWAEQPTKFGGHG from the coding sequence ATGAAACATCTGATCCTGAGCCTCGACGCGGCCTTGCACGCAGTGGCGCGACGCGCCGCGGTGCTGACGTTGGCGCTGATGTTTCTGACCGTGATGATCCAGGTGATAGCTCGCTACGCGTTCTCGGCTCCGCCGGTCTGGACCGAGGACGTGGCGCGCTACATGATGGTTTGGACCGGACTGTTGGGTGCCACACTGTCGTTCAAGGCGCGAGCGGATGCGGTGCTGATGTCAAGTGTGTTTCCGGACCGCCCGCATGGCCTCGGGCTTTTGGCCGAAGCGATCCAGGCCGCAGCAGTGCTCACCTTCATCCTGCCCGTGCTGTACTTCTGCTTCATCGGTCTGCGTGGCGGTTTCGCCAAGGGTTATCTTGCGCGGCAGGCGGGGCTGACCGCCGATACGTTGGGCATCCCGATGGCCTGGATAGCGGTCATCGTGCCGATTGCGATGCTGGTCATCCTGGTCCACCTCGCCGCCCGTTGGGCGGAACAGCCGACGAAGTTCGGAGGCCACGGATGA
- a CDS encoding winged helix-turn-helix transcriptional regulator: MDQDNLIAIPFVFEQPCPIRDVLDRIGDQWSLLILQVLEHGTMRFSAINRAIGDISKQMLSKTLKSLEEDGFIRRTLYPEVPPRVEYELTDLGRSFLVPMKELIAWADEHHRAICEARASYLANAK, from the coding sequence GTGGATCAGGACAATCTCATCGCCATTCCCTTCGTCTTTGAGCAGCCCTGTCCGATCCGGGATGTTCTCGACAGGATTGGCGACCAGTGGAGCCTGCTCATCCTTCAGGTCCTGGAACACGGCACCATGCGCTTCAGCGCGATCAACCGGGCCATCGGCGACATCTCCAAGCAGATGCTCTCCAAGACCCTGAAGTCCCTGGAGGAAGACGGGTTTATCCGGCGCACGCTCTACCCGGAAGTTCCGCCGCGCGTCGAATACGAGCTCACGGACCTTGGCCGTTCGTTTCTGGTGCCTATGAAGGAGCTTATCGCCTGGGCCGATGAACATCACCGCGCAATTTGCGAAGCGCGTGCGAGTTATCTGGCAAATGCCAAATAA